The Strix aluco isolate bStrAlu1 chromosome 29, bStrAlu1.hap1, whole genome shotgun sequence nucleotide sequence ACCCCAAAGCGGCCGCCTCCGAGGAGCAGGAGTTCGCCGAGGGGTTCGTGAAAGCCCTGGAGGACTTGCACAAGCAAAACCAGctgggcggcggcgcggcggggagcggcggcggaggaggaggcggcggcggcggtgctggaggaggaggaggaggaggtggaggaggaggcagcgcaGCGGGCGAGCTGCCCGCCGCCGGCCTGGCCCCGGAGCCGCCGGTCTACGCCAACCTCAGCAGCTACCCGGCGGTGAGCTACGCCGCCGACCCCGGTCCCttcgcggcgccgccgccgcggctccccccgccgcctccgcctccccCGTTAAAGGACGAACCGCAGATCGTCCCGGAGGTGCCGAGTTTCGGGGAGAGCCCCCCGCTCTCCCCCATCGACATGGACACGCAGGAGCGTATCAAGGCGGAACGAAAGCGGCTGAGGAACCGCATCGCCGCCTCCAAGTGCCGCAAGAGGAAGCTGGAGCGGATCTCCCGCCTGGAGGAGAAGGTGAAGAGCCTCAAGAGCCAGAACACGGAGTTGGCCTCCACGGCCAGTTTGCTCCGCGAGCAGGTCGCCCAGCTCAAGCAGAAGGTCCTCAGCCACGTCAACAGCGGCTGCCAGCTCCTGCCGCAGCACCAGCACCAGGTGCCGGCGTACTGACCCCCGGGGGACCGCGGGGggctcccccccacaccccacccccccgcttCCCGCCCCGGGCGCACGGACTTGAGGGGCCCCGcgggggtgaggggagggggaggacggtgaaaaggggaagggggggagggaagggagggagggggggggcgaggggccaTCCGCCCCGCAAAAGGACTGAGGGGGagcccgggccgccccccgccgggaCTCGCGGGCCCCCGCGCCCCAGACATTCCAGTCAGGCCCCAGTAAAACCCCGCCACACCGAGACCCGCCTCTCGCTGTCTGCTGcgccggggaggggacggggatggcggcggg carries:
- the JUND gene encoding transcription factor JunD, producing the protein METPFYHDDVLSGLGSGFAPSSGSNGLLLPFPGGSMMKKDALGMALPEQVAAALKAPSGEAAGLLGSAELGLLKLASPELERLIIQSNGLVTTTPTSGQFLYPKAAASEEQEFAEGFVKALEDLHKQNQLGGGAAGSGGGGGGGGGGAGGGGGGGGGGGSAAGELPAAGLAPEPPVYANLSSYPAVSYAADPGPFAAPPPRLPPPPPPPPLKDEPQIVPEVPSFGESPPLSPIDMDTQERIKAERKRLRNRIAASKCRKRKLERISRLEEKVKSLKSQNTELASTASLLREQVAQLKQKVLSHVNSGCQLLPQHQHQVPAY